CGATCCGATGCCGTGCCGGACGCCGTCACGGGAGGCCGCGACACCGTGGCCGTGCGCGTGCCCGCCCATCCGGTGGCCCTGGCCCTGGTGCGGGCCTTCGGTGGCCCGGTGGCCGCACCGTCGGCCAACCGCTTCGGCCGCCCCTCCCCCACCTCCGCCGCCGACGTGGACCTCGAGCTGGGTGACCAGGTGGAGGTGATCCTCGACGGCGGCCCGTGCGAGATCGGCATCGAGTCGACGGTGCTCGACCTCACCACCGATCCGCCGCAGGTGCTGCGCCCAGGGCGCATCTCGGCCGAGCAGATCGCCCACGTGCTGGGCAGCCCGGTGACTGCCGAGGCATCCGGCCCGGCGCGCGCGCCGGGCATGCTCGAGAGCCACTACGCCCCCGGGGCCCGCGTGGAGGTCGTCTCGGAGCTGGAGGTCGCGAGCCGTGCCGCCGCGCTGGCCGACGACGGCGTGCGCGTGGCGGTGCTGGCCCCCATGCCGGTCACCGGACTGCCCGCCGGCGCACTGGAGCTGGGCCCGGTGGGCGACCCCGACGGCTACGCCGCGCGCCTCTACGCCGCCTTCCGCCGGGCCGATGCCGCGGGCGCCCAGGTGATCGTCGCCGTGCCCCCGCCGCCCGAGGGCATCGGCGTGGCCGTGCGCGACCGCCTGCAGAGGGCATCCGCGGGGCCGTGACCGTTCCCCGGGGTCCCGGCCACGGGAAGGCCTACTCTCAAGACATGCGCATCACCCTGCCCGCACTCATCACGACCGCCGTCGTCGTGGCACTCGCCGCGCTGCCCGCCGTGGCCGGCGCGAGCGCCCCGGTGATCCCCGTGAAGGAACGCGGCAAGCCCGTGCTCGCCGGTACCTACCAGCGGCTCGACGGCGACCCGATCAAGCTGGCCCGCCTGCGCGGCCGGGTGGTGCTGGTGGTCAATACCGCAAGCCACTGCGGGTATTCGAACCAGTACGGCCCGCTCGAGACCCTCTGGCGCGAACGCCGCGCGAAGGGCGTCACCGTGCTGGGCGTGCCCTCCAACGACTTCCAGCAGGAGTACCCCAGCGACGCCCTGGTGAAGCGCTTCTGCAAGCGCAACTTCGGCGTGTCGTTCCCCATGCTGCGCATCTCGCCCGTCACCGGCGCCAAGGCCATCCCGCTCTTCCGAGGCCTCGCCACCCCGTCGTGGAGCAGCCAGCCGCAGTGGAACTTCAACAAGTACCTCGTCGACACCAAGGGGCGGCCCGCGATGTACTTCCCCGCCTCCGAGGAGCCTGACTCGCCAGCCATGACGAAGGCCATCGACGCGCTCCTCGCCGAGCGCACCGCCTAGCCCGAGCGGCCGCCCCCACGGCGCCCCCGGTGGGCCGCCGTGCAGATCAGCGGCGCACCAGCGTGGTGTCCTCGCGCACCGGCGCGCGTACTCCCGAACCGCCTCGCGAGGCGGCGATCACCGTGGCGCGCACCCGGGCGTGGCGCCCGAGGATTGCCCGGCCCTGGCGGGTGAGCGGCACCGATACCGTGCCCCTCCAGCCAGCGGGCAGCGTGACCCGCCGGGTGCCGAGGTCGATCCAGCGCGCGCGGTTGCCCCGGGCGGATACCCGCATGCGCAGCGCAACGGTGACCGCGCGCAGGGCTGTACCGGCCTCGCCGCAGGTGATGGGCACCGATGCCCGCCCGCCACCGGGGCGGATCGCGATGGATCGCCCGAGGCGGAGCGAGAGCGCCGGTGCGACGGGCGATACCGGGGCGGATGCCGGGACGGATGCCGGCGGCTTCGGCGTCGGCACCGCCTCCAGGGCGGCGTTGACATCCACCCGGCCGCCGGTCACGACCTTGCCCGTGAGCGATGCCATGGGAACCACCGTCGACGTGAGGGCCCGCTTCAACTTAACGGCCGTGAGCCCGGGGTTCTTCGAGAGCAGAAGGGCCGCGGCGCCGGACACCTGCGGTGCTGCCATGGAGGTTCCGCTGAGGAACGCGTAGTCCCCACCCGCTGCCTGGGGGACGATGCACTTGACCGCCATCCTCGCAACGGACACCTTCAGCGGGCCGACGCCGGCGCCCTTCTCGGACTGGACCACCACCCTGAGGCGTACTCCGCTCTCGCCTTCGATGGCGGAGAGGTCACCGCTCCATCCCACGAAGTTCTGGTCGGTATCCCTCGACACCGCGCTGTTGGGAGCGAGCTGCCATTCCGGATCACCGGAGACCGCGTACTGCAGCCCCATCGCCTGGCTCTTGGCCGGGTTGAGGTCGAGGGCGGCGATGGCCTCCATCCGGCACGCACGCCCGACGGGGGTGAAGGTACCCGGCGCCTCGATCGTCCACTGCTTTAGTCCCGACCCCGCCCCGGGGGCCTCCTCGAGGTCCACATAGCTGATTCCGCCGCCTGTCTGCTGCCATTTCCATCCCGTCGTCGGGGTCTCCGTGGGCGTCTGGGTCCAGCCCACAGGCCTCGGCGGCGACTGTCCATCCGACGTGATCGCGGGCTCGAAGGCGGTGCCGAAGTTGGGCACGGTGCTCTGGATGGCGACGCCCGGAGCGGCGACATCAACGGACGTCGCGCCGAAGTTCGAGAAGCTCGCGAGGGCCCCACTGGCATCGATCGCCGCCACGCACAGCACGTTGGGCAGCGGGACATTGCAGGGGGCCACGGGGTCCGAATCGTTGTCCATGTTCTCGTTGCCGGCAGCGGCGACAAAGAGGGTGTTCGGATGGGCCCTGATGACGTCGGTAGCCGGCTCGATGAGCGCCGACGGCATCCCGAGACTGATATTCACGACCCGCGCCTGACCGCCGGCGTATGCCAACCCCTCGAGGAACGTATCGCCCTGGATGATCCCCCTGTAATCGCCGACGCGCACCGTGGTCATCCCGACGGTCCACGCGACGCCGGTCACGCCGACGCCGTTGTTGCCCACCGCGCCGATGGTGCCCTCCACGTGCGTCCCGTGGTTGTTCGGGTCCTCAAACGCGGCCGGGTCGACGGTGCCGTCGGCACCCGGCACGAAGTTGCGAGCATTCGCCGTGCGCAGGTTGGCGACGAGGTCGGGGTGGTCGGGGACGGTGCCCGAGTCGAGCACCGCCACCGACACGTTCGCAGATCCTCGCGTGGTGTCCCAGGCGCGGGTGGTCCCGAGGTCGACTCCGGCGATGCCCGTGAAGGGCGGGGATGCCTGCACCTGCTGACCGGTATTGCCGAGGCCCCACAGGTTGCCGAAGAGCGGGTCATTCGGCACGACCTGGATCGTCCCGGGCGTGTCGGGGACGGCCCACTTCACATCGCTGCGGGCGTCGAGCCTTCGGGCCACGCCGGCCGGGGTGGCGCCGTCGTCAACCGGAACCCGCCATGCGCCCGGGAGTCCCACTACCCGCTGCGCCTCTCGCGGCTCCGCCCCCGCTGCATCGAGCACCCGTGACCGCACTCGGGCCCGGTTGCGCGCCGGCGTGCCGGGGTCGAACCTCACGAGCACGTCGGTGACCACGGGACGCAAGCCATCAGGGGTGGCGAGCGCCACCACCTGATCGGCCAGCGGCTCGGCAGCAGGGGCAGCGACGGACGCCGCCGGCACCGCCGCGGCTGACGCCGAGATGGCGATTACGGCGACCAGCCCACGGCGTGCACGGCGATTCATGTGGAGCTCCTCATGGAGATGGCGGGGACCGTCAGGTCCGCACCCTTATCGGGATGGTCTTCGTGGCGACGCCACCCTGCGCGTCGCGCGCCTCGACGCTGAGCGTCCAGGCGCCGGGCTTCTTG
The Actinomycetota bacterium genome window above contains:
- a CDS encoding threonylcarbamoyl-AMP synthase, with protein sequence MPVMAPDEAAIAAGARALAAGCLVAFPTETVYGLGADSLDPRAVARVFAAKGRPPDHPLICHVAAADDLAPLVAHVTPAARALAGAFWPGPLTLVMPRSDAVPDAVTGGRDTVAVRVPAHPVALALVRAFGGPVAAPSANRFGRPSPTSAADVDLELGDQVEVILDGGPCEIGIESTVLDLTTDPPQVLRPGRISAEQIAHVLGSPVTAEASGPARAPGMLESHYAPGARVEVVSELEVASRAAALADDGVRVAVLAPMPVTGLPAGALELGPVGDPDGYAARLYAAFRRADAAGAQVIVAVPPPPEGIGVAVRDRLQRASAGP
- a CDS encoding glutathione peroxidase, encoding MRITLPALITTAVVVALAALPAVAGASAPVIPVKERGKPVLAGTYQRLDGDPIKLARLRGRVVLVVNTASHCGYSNQYGPLETLWRERRAKGVTVLGVPSNDFQQEYPSDALVKRFCKRNFGVSFPMLRISPVTGAKAIPLFRGLATPSWSSQPQWNFNKYLVDTKGRPAMYFPASEEPDSPAMTKAIDALLAERTA